The Raphanus sativus cultivar WK10039 chromosome 2, ASM80110v3, whole genome shotgun sequence genome includes a region encoding these proteins:
- the LOC108841652 gene encoding DDT domain-containing protein PTM isoform X1, with the protein MEGKVARPRGRPRKRPRPEDQNRLSKRGKRPVLEINPAVPRSLLGSYVLKEFDGSRVSLGKVVSYSSGLYRVEYEDGGFEDLRTCHLRQLIVGDGYFDDELRSRRCKLDDLVIEKEEKKKTVKQDNQVNEVEVPTCTSSSSGSGAEVEDECKDIETMSPLVQVPPVDLPWSSGTFGIPEEAVVHLLSVYGFLRSFSVQLYIYPFGLDDFVGALNFLGPNSLLDAVHVSLLRALKVHLERLSSQECELASNCLRCIDWSLLDALTWPVYLVQYFSAMGHASGPQWSVFSEFAVEKEYYSLPVVMKLKILQILCDDVFDVADIRAEIDTREESEVGYDPDGVNADLPESGPRRVHPRFAKTSARKEKEHSEFVTDGGPNGVSSDLDGNSDECRLCGMDGTLLCCDGCPLAYHSRCIGVLKMYIPDGPWYCPECTINKMGPTIAHKTSLRGAVDFGVDPHGRLFLGTCNHLIVLKISVHADADVKYYTVTDIPKVVLVLLSATNHRLEYLCICKAISEYWDLPGGVISHLRAVEANLAHMQKEGGDEVSSDLIKPDNASSSSRNNIQNAFGLCASTSGHAGGPVLGKASGTQGKNVAGGITHKGLSFKPHAYINHYSNGELATSAAAALAVLLSEETHEPDQPKFSNAKKAASSHILLQVKAFSLVASSFFWPSPDKKEITRERCGWCHSCKLTSASKRGCMLNAAVTGATKSAMKIFSGIFPLKNGEGVLCSIAAYILYIEESLRGLIAGPFLSESLRKQWRKKVEEASTCKAMKALLLELEENICSISLSSDWLKLMDDWLIEHSIFQSAPVTVGATQKRGPGKRKQRNQAEVTAEGSNDDSFTWWRGGKLSKVILLKAVLLKPMIRKAAWQGGLKKFPEFNYGDGSYIPKRSRRSIWKAAVESSKNISQLALQVRYLDTNIRWSELVRPEQNLQDVKGPETEATVFRNASIRDKMITDNKVRYGVAFGNQKHLPSRVMKNVIEVEKTEDGNEKFWFAEARVPLYLTKEYEESLHRVVHVPFIKKPAKRISKLQKKQLKASRANIFCYLASRRDNTEKCSCASCHLDVLLRDATICSACGGFCHKGCTMNTQHTAEKVDVLVTCKRCHLARARSLTNINHRHPTTPSVVINGQHQNAVTPVIIKTQIKPLIQQLPSSSTRDNASGAKQTTPDSNMAPKSKHKTLSWGIIWRKKNLEDTCVSFRQQNILLAGRSDQPNPGPICGICKLPYNPALTYIHCTICDKWYHIEAIKLEESKIPEVAGFKCCKCRRIRSPECPYMDPVLKEQKQMKNVSFKCKKHGKGNTGMDSDSEPKDSIPSTPSFTSEDAFVPEDYPLLVSVSKVEQITPKDLDVEWKGDGSVPRPQKLPVRRQMKREDTTEGNSNLSYTEFSTYSESHPFVKPEMEPTLPAMEWNASENNNNMAEGELMFDYEDMEFEPQTYFSLTELLTTDDDGQCNGYGYDKDANTNPNNQVETIEQCREFLYDDTTPCQICMHVEPGPDLTCHTCNMTIHSHCSPWEEESACAGGSWRCGRCREWM; encoded by the exons CTCAGGTTCTGGTGCAGAAGTTGAAGATGAGTGTAAAGATATTGAAACTATGTCTCCTCTTGTTCAAGTTCCTCCAGTGGATTTGCCTTGGTCATCAGGAACATTCGGTATCCCTGAGGAGGCTGTGGTGCATCTGTTATCTGTATATGGGTTCTTAAGATCATTCAGCGTTCAGCTATATATCTACCCTTTTGGATTGGATGATTTCGTGGGAGCTTTGAATTTCTTAGGACCAAATTCTTTGCTTGATGCTGTTCATGTTTCCTTGTTGCGGGCACTTAAGGTTCATCTTGAGAGACTCTCCTCACAGGAGTGTGAACTGGCTTCTAATTGCTTGAG GTGCATTGATTGGAGCTTGCTCGATGCGCTAACTTGGCCTGTTTATTTGGTTCAGTACTTTTCTGCCATGGGACATGCAAGTGGGCCTCAGTGGAGTGTCTTTTCTGAATTTGCTGTGGAGAAAGAGTATTATTCCTTACCCGTAGTGATGAAGTTGAAGATCCTGCAAATTCTGTGTGATGACGTCTTTGATGTAGCAGATATAAGAGCTGAGATCGATACTCGAGAAGAATCTGAAGTTGGATACGATCCTGATGGAGTTAATGCTGATCTTCCTGAAAGTGGACCTAGAAGGGTCCACCCTAGATTTGCTAAAACCTCAGCTCGCAAGGAGAAAGAGCATAGTGAATTTGTTACTGATGGTGGTCCTAATGGAGTTAGCTCAGATCTGGATGGAAACAGTGATGAATGTAGGCTCTGCGGCATGGATGGAACGTTGCTGTGCTGTGATGGATGCCCTTTAGCATATCACTCAAGATGCATCGGTGTACTCAAAATGTATATACCAGACGGGCCGTGGTATTGTCCAGAATGCACTATTAACAAAATGGGGCCAACGATTGCTCATAAAACGTCACTCAGGGGAGCAGTGGATTTTGGAGTGGATCCACATGGGCGGCTCTTCTTGGGTACATGCAACCACTTAATAGT GCTTAAAATTTCTGTACATGCGGATGCAGATGTCAAATACTACACTGTCACTGACATTCCAAAAGTTGTACTGGTGCTTTTGTCTGCAACGAACCATAGACTGGAATATCTGTGTATATGCAAAGCGATCTCAGAATACTGGGATCTGCCTGGAGGTGTGATCTCTCATCTAAGAGCAGTGGAGGCTAATTTAGCTCACATGCAAAAAGAAGGGGGAGATGAGGTGTCGTCAGACCTGATTAAGCCCGATAATGCAAGTAGTTCCAGTagaaataatattcaaaatgcGTTTGGCCTCTGCGCATCTACTTCAGGACATGCTGGCGGGCCTGTTCTAGGTAAAGCAAGTGGAACACAGGGGAAGAACGTTGCTGGTGGCATTACACACAAGGGTTTATCATTTAAACCTCATGCATACATTAATCACTACTCAAATGGAGAATTGGCTACATCAGCTGCTGCTGCGTTGGCTGTCCTATTGTCAGAGGAAACCCATGAACCTGATCAACCCAAGTTTAGTAATGCCAAGAAAGCTGCCTCAAGTCACATCTTGCTACAGGTGAAAGCATTTTCGTTAGTTGCCTCAAGTTTCTTCTGGCCAAGTCCTGATAAGAAGGAAATTACCAGGGAAAGGTGTGGCTGGTGTCATTCCTGCAAACTCACATCCGCAAGTAAGAGAGGATGCATGCTGAATGCAGCTGTAACAGGGGCAACCAAAAGTGCTATGAAAATATTTAGTGGCATTTTTCCTCTGAAGAACGGGGAGGGAGTGCTTTGTAGTATTGCAGCCTATATCCTGTACATAGAGGAAAGTTTACGTGGTCTCATTGCGGGACCATTTCTCAGTGAGAGCCTCAGGAAACAGTGGCGAAAGAAGGTAGAGGAGGCCTCAACATGCAAAGCGATGAAAGCCCTCCTGCTTGAA CTTGAGGAAAATATTTGCAGTATTTCTCTGTCAAGCGATTGGCTTAAACTAATGGATGATTGGCTGATAGAACATTCTATTTTTCAAAGCGCTCCAGTGACTGTTGGGGCTACACAGAAACGTGGACCTGGTAAGAGGAAACAGAGGAACCAGGCTGAAGTTACTGCAGAAGGTTCTAATGATGATAGCTTTACTTGGTGGAGAGGGGGGAAGTTATCAAAAGTTATACTCCTGAAGGCAGTCTTGTTGAAGCCAATGATAAGGAAAGCAGCTTGGCAAG GTGGTCTGAAAAAGTTTCCTGAATTTAATTATGGTGATGGTTCTTACATTCCTAAAAGAAGCAGACGGTCAATTTGGAAAGCTGCAGTTGAAAGTAGCAAAAACATTTCTCAGCTTGCTCTTCAG GTTAGATACCTGGATACGAATATAAGATGGAGTGAACTTGTACGCCCAGAGCAAAACCTGCAAGATGTTAAAGGTCCAGAGACAGAGGCCACTGTTTTTAGGAACGCTAGCATACGTGACAAAATGATTACAGATAACAAGGTTAGATATGGAGTTGCTTTTGGAAATCAAAAGCACCTTCCGTCTCGTGTCATGAAGAATGTCATCGAAGTCGAGAAAACTGAAGATGGAAACGAAAAGTTTTGGTTTGCTGAAGCACGCGTTCCCTTATATCTGACCAAAGAATACGAAGAAAGTTTGCATAGGGTGGTGCATGTGCCTTTTATCAAGAAGCCAGCAAAAAGAATATCAAAGCTCCAGAAAAAGCAACTGAAAGCTTCTCGAGCAAACATATTTTGTTATCTAGCCTCTAGGAGGGACAACACGGAGAAGTGTTCTTGTGCGTCATGCCATCTTGATGTTTTGTTGAG GGATGCAACAATCTGCAGTGCTTGCGGAG GTTTCTGTCACAAGGGTTGTACTATGAATACACAACACACAGCTGAGAAGGTTGATGTTCTTGTAACGTGCAAACGGTGCCACCTTGCCAGAGCTCGTTCACTAACCAATATCAATCACAGACATCCAACGACACCCTCTGTTGTGATCAATGGACAACATCAAAACGCAGTCACTCCAGTCATTATTAAGACACAGATAAAGCCTCTGATTCAGCAGCTTCCATCTTCCAGTACACGCGACAATGCTTCAGGAGCTAAACAAACCACTCCTGATTCTAATATGGCGCCCAAGAGTAAACACAAGACACTGTCTTGGGGAATCATATGGAggaagaagaacttggaagaCACATGTGTTAGCTTCAGACAGCAAAATATTCTGTTGGCTGGACGATCTGATCAGCCGAATCCGGGACCAATTTGCGGGATCTGCAAACTGCCTTATAATCCTGCTCTAACATATATTCATTGCACAATTTGTGACA AGTGGTATCACATCGAAGCGATTAAGCTCGAGGAGTCGAAAATCCCTGAAGTTGCTGGGTTCAAGTGTTGCAAATGCCGTCGTATACGGTCACCAGAATGCCCTTACATGGATCCTGTACTCAAGGAACAGAAACAGATGAAAAACGTATCCTTCAAGTGCAAGAAACATGGGAAAGGAAATACAGGAATGGATTCTGATTCTGAACCAAAAGACTCCATACCCTCTACTCCTTCGTTTACCTCCGAAGATGCGTTTGTTCCAGAGGATTATCCTCTCTTGGTGTCAGTTTCGAAAGTCGAGCAAATCACACCTAAGGATTTGGATGTGGAATGGAAAGGAGATGGTTCTGTGCCGAGACCTCAAAAGCTACCTGTTAGGAGGCAAATGAAACGTGAAGACACAACAGAAGGGAACAGTAATCTTTCTTATACCGAGTTTTCAACATATTCTGAGTCACATCCTTTTGTGAAACCAGAAATGGAGCCAACGTTGCCTGCCATGGAATGGAATGCAtctgaaaacaacaacaacatggcTGAAGGAGAGCTAATGTTTGACTACGAAGACATGGAATTTGAACCTcaaacctatttttcactgACCGAGTTACTTACAACAGATGATGATGGCCAGTGCAATGGATATGGCTATGACAAAGATGCGAACACAAACCCAAACAATCAGGTTGAGACAATTGAACAGTGCAGAGAATTTCTCTATGACGATACAACTCCATGTCAGATATGTATGCATGTGGAGCCAGGGCCTGATCTCACATGCCACACTTGTAATATGACAATACATTCCCATTGCTCTCCATGGGAGGAGGAATCTGCTTGCGCCGGAGGTAGCTGGAGATGCGGTCGTTGCCGTGAGTGGATGTAG
- the LOC108841652 gene encoding DDT domain-containing protein PTM isoform X2 gives MGHASGPQWSVFSEFAVEKEYYSLPVVMKLKILQILCDDVFDVADIRAEIDTREESEVGYDPDGVNADLPESGPRRVHPRFAKTSARKEKEHSEFVTDGGPNGVSSDLDGNSDECRLCGMDGTLLCCDGCPLAYHSRCIGVLKMYIPDGPWYCPECTINKMGPTIAHKTSLRGAVDFGVDPHGRLFLGTCNHLIVLKISVHADADVKYYTVTDIPKVVLVLLSATNHRLEYLCICKAISEYWDLPGGVISHLRAVEANLAHMQKEGGDEVSSDLIKPDNASSSSRNNIQNAFGLCASTSGHAGGPVLGKASGTQGKNVAGGITHKGLSFKPHAYINHYSNGELATSAAAALAVLLSEETHEPDQPKFSNAKKAASSHILLQVKAFSLVASSFFWPSPDKKEITRERCGWCHSCKLTSASKRGCMLNAAVTGATKSAMKIFSGIFPLKNGEGVLCSIAAYILYIEESLRGLIAGPFLSESLRKQWRKKVEEASTCKAMKALLLELEENICSISLSSDWLKLMDDWLIEHSIFQSAPVTVGATQKRGPGKRKQRNQAEVTAEGSNDDSFTWWRGGKLSKVILLKAVLLKPMIRKAAWQGGLKKFPEFNYGDGSYIPKRSRRSIWKAAVESSKNISQLALQVRYLDTNIRWSELVRPEQNLQDVKGPETEATVFRNASIRDKMITDNKVRYGVAFGNQKHLPSRVMKNVIEVEKTEDGNEKFWFAEARVPLYLTKEYEESLHRVVHVPFIKKPAKRISKLQKKQLKASRANIFCYLASRRDNTEKCSCASCHLDVLLRDATICSACGGFCHKGCTMNTQHTAEKVDVLVTCKRCHLARARSLTNINHRHPTTPSVVINGQHQNAVTPVIIKTQIKPLIQQLPSSSTRDNASGAKQTTPDSNMAPKSKHKTLSWGIIWRKKNLEDTCVSFRQQNILLAGRSDQPNPGPICGICKLPYNPALTYIHCTICDKWYHIEAIKLEESKIPEVAGFKCCKCRRIRSPECPYMDPVLKEQKQMKNVSFKCKKHGKGNTGMDSDSEPKDSIPSTPSFTSEDAFVPEDYPLLVSVSKVEQITPKDLDVEWKGDGSVPRPQKLPVRRQMKREDTTEGNSNLSYTEFSTYSESHPFVKPEMEPTLPAMEWNASENNNNMAEGELMFDYEDMEFEPQTYFSLTELLTTDDDGQCNGYGYDKDANTNPNNQVETIEQCREFLYDDTTPCQICMHVEPGPDLTCHTCNMTIHSHCSPWEEESACAGGSWRCGRCREWM, from the exons ATGGGACATGCAAGTGGGCCTCAGTGGAGTGTCTTTTCTGAATTTGCTGTGGAGAAAGAGTATTATTCCTTACCCGTAGTGATGAAGTTGAAGATCCTGCAAATTCTGTGTGATGACGTCTTTGATGTAGCAGATATAAGAGCTGAGATCGATACTCGAGAAGAATCTGAAGTTGGATACGATCCTGATGGAGTTAATGCTGATCTTCCTGAAAGTGGACCTAGAAGGGTCCACCCTAGATTTGCTAAAACCTCAGCTCGCAAGGAGAAAGAGCATAGTGAATTTGTTACTGATGGTGGTCCTAATGGAGTTAGCTCAGATCTGGATGGAAACAGTGATGAATGTAGGCTCTGCGGCATGGATGGAACGTTGCTGTGCTGTGATGGATGCCCTTTAGCATATCACTCAAGATGCATCGGTGTACTCAAAATGTATATACCAGACGGGCCGTGGTATTGTCCAGAATGCACTATTAACAAAATGGGGCCAACGATTGCTCATAAAACGTCACTCAGGGGAGCAGTGGATTTTGGAGTGGATCCACATGGGCGGCTCTTCTTGGGTACATGCAACCACTTAATAGT GCTTAAAATTTCTGTACATGCGGATGCAGATGTCAAATACTACACTGTCACTGACATTCCAAAAGTTGTACTGGTGCTTTTGTCTGCAACGAACCATAGACTGGAATATCTGTGTATATGCAAAGCGATCTCAGAATACTGGGATCTGCCTGGAGGTGTGATCTCTCATCTAAGAGCAGTGGAGGCTAATTTAGCTCACATGCAAAAAGAAGGGGGAGATGAGGTGTCGTCAGACCTGATTAAGCCCGATAATGCAAGTAGTTCCAGTagaaataatattcaaaatgcGTTTGGCCTCTGCGCATCTACTTCAGGACATGCTGGCGGGCCTGTTCTAGGTAAAGCAAGTGGAACACAGGGGAAGAACGTTGCTGGTGGCATTACACACAAGGGTTTATCATTTAAACCTCATGCATACATTAATCACTACTCAAATGGAGAATTGGCTACATCAGCTGCTGCTGCGTTGGCTGTCCTATTGTCAGAGGAAACCCATGAACCTGATCAACCCAAGTTTAGTAATGCCAAGAAAGCTGCCTCAAGTCACATCTTGCTACAGGTGAAAGCATTTTCGTTAGTTGCCTCAAGTTTCTTCTGGCCAAGTCCTGATAAGAAGGAAATTACCAGGGAAAGGTGTGGCTGGTGTCATTCCTGCAAACTCACATCCGCAAGTAAGAGAGGATGCATGCTGAATGCAGCTGTAACAGGGGCAACCAAAAGTGCTATGAAAATATTTAGTGGCATTTTTCCTCTGAAGAACGGGGAGGGAGTGCTTTGTAGTATTGCAGCCTATATCCTGTACATAGAGGAAAGTTTACGTGGTCTCATTGCGGGACCATTTCTCAGTGAGAGCCTCAGGAAACAGTGGCGAAAGAAGGTAGAGGAGGCCTCAACATGCAAAGCGATGAAAGCCCTCCTGCTTGAA CTTGAGGAAAATATTTGCAGTATTTCTCTGTCAAGCGATTGGCTTAAACTAATGGATGATTGGCTGATAGAACATTCTATTTTTCAAAGCGCTCCAGTGACTGTTGGGGCTACACAGAAACGTGGACCTGGTAAGAGGAAACAGAGGAACCAGGCTGAAGTTACTGCAGAAGGTTCTAATGATGATAGCTTTACTTGGTGGAGAGGGGGGAAGTTATCAAAAGTTATACTCCTGAAGGCAGTCTTGTTGAAGCCAATGATAAGGAAAGCAGCTTGGCAAG GTGGTCTGAAAAAGTTTCCTGAATTTAATTATGGTGATGGTTCTTACATTCCTAAAAGAAGCAGACGGTCAATTTGGAAAGCTGCAGTTGAAAGTAGCAAAAACATTTCTCAGCTTGCTCTTCAG GTTAGATACCTGGATACGAATATAAGATGGAGTGAACTTGTACGCCCAGAGCAAAACCTGCAAGATGTTAAAGGTCCAGAGACAGAGGCCACTGTTTTTAGGAACGCTAGCATACGTGACAAAATGATTACAGATAACAAGGTTAGATATGGAGTTGCTTTTGGAAATCAAAAGCACCTTCCGTCTCGTGTCATGAAGAATGTCATCGAAGTCGAGAAAACTGAAGATGGAAACGAAAAGTTTTGGTTTGCTGAAGCACGCGTTCCCTTATATCTGACCAAAGAATACGAAGAAAGTTTGCATAGGGTGGTGCATGTGCCTTTTATCAAGAAGCCAGCAAAAAGAATATCAAAGCTCCAGAAAAAGCAACTGAAAGCTTCTCGAGCAAACATATTTTGTTATCTAGCCTCTAGGAGGGACAACACGGAGAAGTGTTCTTGTGCGTCATGCCATCTTGATGTTTTGTTGAG GGATGCAACAATCTGCAGTGCTTGCGGAG GTTTCTGTCACAAGGGTTGTACTATGAATACACAACACACAGCTGAGAAGGTTGATGTTCTTGTAACGTGCAAACGGTGCCACCTTGCCAGAGCTCGTTCACTAACCAATATCAATCACAGACATCCAACGACACCCTCTGTTGTGATCAATGGACAACATCAAAACGCAGTCACTCCAGTCATTATTAAGACACAGATAAAGCCTCTGATTCAGCAGCTTCCATCTTCCAGTACACGCGACAATGCTTCAGGAGCTAAACAAACCACTCCTGATTCTAATATGGCGCCCAAGAGTAAACACAAGACACTGTCTTGGGGAATCATATGGAggaagaagaacttggaagaCACATGTGTTAGCTTCAGACAGCAAAATATTCTGTTGGCTGGACGATCTGATCAGCCGAATCCGGGACCAATTTGCGGGATCTGCAAACTGCCTTATAATCCTGCTCTAACATATATTCATTGCACAATTTGTGACA AGTGGTATCACATCGAAGCGATTAAGCTCGAGGAGTCGAAAATCCCTGAAGTTGCTGGGTTCAAGTGTTGCAAATGCCGTCGTATACGGTCACCAGAATGCCCTTACATGGATCCTGTACTCAAGGAACAGAAACAGATGAAAAACGTATCCTTCAAGTGCAAGAAACATGGGAAAGGAAATACAGGAATGGATTCTGATTCTGAACCAAAAGACTCCATACCCTCTACTCCTTCGTTTACCTCCGAAGATGCGTTTGTTCCAGAGGATTATCCTCTCTTGGTGTCAGTTTCGAAAGTCGAGCAAATCACACCTAAGGATTTGGATGTGGAATGGAAAGGAGATGGTTCTGTGCCGAGACCTCAAAAGCTACCTGTTAGGAGGCAAATGAAACGTGAAGACACAACAGAAGGGAACAGTAATCTTTCTTATACCGAGTTTTCAACATATTCTGAGTCACATCCTTTTGTGAAACCAGAAATGGAGCCAACGTTGCCTGCCATGGAATGGAATGCAtctgaaaacaacaacaacatggcTGAAGGAGAGCTAATGTTTGACTACGAAGACATGGAATTTGAACCTcaaacctatttttcactgACCGAGTTACTTACAACAGATGATGATGGCCAGTGCAATGGATATGGCTATGACAAAGATGCGAACACAAACCCAAACAATCAGGTTGAGACAATTGAACAGTGCAGAGAATTTCTCTATGACGATACAACTCCATGTCAGATATGTATGCATGTGGAGCCAGGGCCTGATCTCACATGCCACACTTGTAATATGACAATACATTCCCATTGCTCTCCATGGGAGGAGGAATCTGCTTGCGCCGGAGGTAGCTGGAGATGCGGTCGTTGCCGTGAGTGGATGTAG